A single genomic interval of Solea senegalensis isolate Sse05_10M unplaced genomic scaffold, IFAPA_SoseM_1 scf7180000014713, whole genome shotgun sequence harbors:
- the LOC122761456 gene encoding cell cycle checkpoint protein RAD17-like — protein MNKLSMGDKAASSRVNHWVDPSFSDLTGESFSLPGRRKGLCSQAESKRPRKRKGAESRSDPHISALLKELAHRDQDEPWVDRYSPCSQTELAVHKKKIEEVENWMRTHTNASKGGILLLTGPSGCGKTATVQVLSQELGLRIQEWVNPTNVEPYSSSQQEWRTNGMSCSSQQAQFQDFLLRANKYSCLRMAGDDGATDRKLILVEELPNQFYRHPSNLHDNLRRFVKTSRCPLVFIVSDSLSGDSSSRLLFPRDIQEELDISCISFNPVAPTTMMKVLTRISTLEAGKSCGRMCVPDKSVLEMLCSGSSGDIRSAVNSLQFSSLPDTSLEKDLWRLKKDRPVASASKTVSRTTQRKRKSKQTKEQEEEQAIGGKDASLFLFRALGKILHCKRRNHEDVEAADVAPAPALPSHLCHHHRETLLVDPELVVERSHMSGEFFNLYLHQNYLDFFSQVEDVARASEYLSDADLLTSDWTSRSTMQEYGSSVATRGLLHSNSQQVCVGFRPLHKPNWLLISKRHRENCLAAQSLFRNFCLAPVSLQTELLPYLAKLTNPMRNQAQIAFIQDVGYMSLRSFSSRLKLEALTDKEPGQLETDGEEEEQKDEGQGGAEDGLPASQPQPTTNPALLEEELIIEEYDSD, from the exons ATGAACAAGCTCTCCATGGGAGATAAAGCTGCGTCAAGCAGA GTGAACCACTGGGTGGATCCGTCTTTCAGCGATTTGACAGGCGAAAGCTTTTCTCTACCTGGAAGGAGAAAGGGTTTGTGCTCTCAAGCTGAGTCCAAGAGgccgaggaagaggaaaggagcGGAGAGCAGGTCGGACCCTCACATCTCTGCCCTGCTGAAAGAGTTGGCCCACAGAGACCAGGATGAGCCCTGGGTGGACAGATACTCACCGTGTTCCCAG actGAGCTGGCTGTCCACAAGAAGAAGATCGAGGAGGTGGAAAACTGGATGAGGACCCACACAAACGCATCAAAG GGTGGAATCCTCCTGCTGACAGGTCCATCAGGCTGTGGGAAGACTGCTACAGTCCAGGTCTTGTCTCAGGAGCTGGGTTTAAGGATTCAGGAGTGGGTCAACCCCACCAATGTAGAGCCATACAGCAGCAGCCAGCAAG AATGGAGGACGAACGGCATGTCCTGCAGCTCCCAGCAGGCTCAGTTCCAAGACTTCCTCCTCAGAGCCAACAAATACAGTTGTCTGAGGATGGCAGGCGATGATGGAGCAACAGACAGGAAGCTCATCCTGGTGGAG GAATTGCCAAACCAGTTCTACAGGCATCCCAGCAACCTGCACGATAACTTGAg GCGCTTTGTGAAGACCAGTCGATGTCCCTTGGTGTTCATAGTGTCGGACAGTCTGAGCGGAGACAGCAGCTCACGCTTGCTTTTCCCAAGAGACATTCAGGAGGAGCTGGACATCAGCTGCATCAG ttttaatcCAGTGGCTCCAACCACGATGATGAAGGTGCTCACCCGCATTTCAACCCTGGAGGCAGGAAAG AGCTGTGGTAGGATGTGTGTCCCAGACAAAAGTGTGTTGGAGATGCTGTGTTCAGGAAGCTCAGGAGATATCCGCAGTGCCGTCAACAGCCTACAGTTTTCCTCTCTCCCAG ACACGTCATTGGAAAAGGATCTGTGGAGGCTGAAGAAGGACAGACCTGTGGCTTCAGCGAGTAAAACCGTTTCCAGAACGacccagaggaagaggaagtcaaaacagacaaaggagcaggaggaggagcaggctATAGGAGGGAAAGAtgcctctctcttcctgttcAGAGCACTGGGAAAAATCCTCCACTGCAAAC GAAGGAACCATGAAGATGTTGAAGCAGCTGACgttgctcctgctcctgctctaCCATCTCACCTGTGTCATCATCACAGAGAAACATTATTAGTTGACCCTGAG CTGGTTGTTGAACGTTCACACATGTCTGGAGAGTTCTTCAACCTGTACCTCCACCAGAACTACCTGGACTTCTTCTCTCAGGTGGAGGACGTGGCCCGAGCCAGCGAGTATCTGTCTGATGCCGACCTGCTCACTTCTGATTGGACG AGTCGCAGCACCATGCAGGAGTATGGATCTTCAGTGGCCACTAGAGGGCTCCTCCACTCCAACTCTCAGCAGGTTTGTGTTGGATTCAGACCTCTGCACAAACCCAACTGGCTGCTGATCAGCAAGAGG cACCGGGAGAACTGCCTGGCTGCTCAGTCCCTGTTCAGGAACTTCTGTCTGGCACCAGTCAGCCTGCAGACGGAGCTGCTGCCGTACCTGGCTAAACTCACCAATCCTATGAGGAatcaag CTCAGATCGCTTTCATCCAGGACGTGGGTTACATGTCACTGAGGAGCTTCAGCAGCAG ATTAAAGTTGGAGGCTCTGACGGACAAAGAACCAGGACAGCTGGAGACAGacggtgaggaagaggagcagaaagACGAAGGACAGGGTGGAGCTGAGGATGGTCTGCCGGCCAGTCAGCCTCAACCGACCACAAATCCAGCTCTTTTGGAGGAGGAGCTAATCATTGAGGAATATGACAgtgactaa
- the LOC122761458 gene encoding adenylate kinase isoenzyme 6-like, with the protein MKMRKRPNILLTGTPGVGKTTLGKELAQRTGLTYVNIGDLAQEGQLYDGYDDEYQCPILDEDRVVDELDEKMEEGGMIVDYHGCDLFPERWFHIVFVLRTDNTQLYTRLESRGYTGKKLQDNVQCEIFQTIYEEAMEAYSKEIVHQLPSNTPEELDSNLEQIVQWTEQWMKDHN; encoded by the exons ATGAAGATGAGGAAACGACCCAACATCTTGTTAACAG GAACCCCTGGTGTAGGAAAAACCACTCTGGGGAAGGAGCTCGCCCAGCGGACAGGGCTGACCTATGTTAACATTGGAGACCTGGCCCAGGAAG GACAACTTTATGATGGCTATGATGACGAGTACCAGTGCCCGATTTTAGATGAGGACCGG GTGGTGGATGAGCTGGATGAAAAGATGGAAGAAGGAGGAATGATCGTGGACTACCACGGCTGTGACCTGTTTCCTGAACGCTGGTTTCACATCGTCTTTGTGTTGCGCACAGATAATACTCAGCTGTACACACGGCTAGAGAGCAG aggATACACCGGGAAGAAACTGCAGGACAATGTGCAGTGCGAGATCTTCCAGACCATTTACGAGGAGGCCATGGAGGCGTACAGCAAGGAAATCGTCCACCAGCTGCCCAGCAACACTCCTGAAGAGCTGGACAGCAACCTGGAGCAGATAGTGCAGTGGACTGAGCAGTGGATGAAGGACCATAACTAG